ATATTCTCCGCCCTCTTCCTCACCCTGGAACTGATATCGCACCGCGACATCATCCTTCTGATCCGGGATGGCGGCTGTCAGCCAGTATTTATCGGTAATGCCCGCCCAGCCACCATGACTATCAGCCGCCCATGACACGTGATCAGGGTTTCCCGTCCCTTTTCGCATGTCTTTATAAGAACCCTCATTGAGGCGGTCATTTACGACGGCAATGGGCCCTTCATGGACGATGAAGCTCCCCTCATCATCAGGCTTGTAATCACGCTCCGTCCGGGTGAAGGGCACGACGGAAACCGCGTGGCCCGTATTATTCTCAACCGACTGCGCAATGGAAAAGAGATATTTGCGACTAAGCGAGACCTTGATGAAAAAAATGAGTCCGGCACCATTATCCCAGCGCAGGGTGAGAGGGTGATCCGGGTCGAGACGTGATGAGTCCCCGGTCCATTCCGTCTGCGCATTCGGGAGTTTCAGGGCCTCACCCGGCGCCTGACGCCAGCCAATTTCGATGAAGCCCGGTCGTTTCCCGTCAGCCGATTCAAGCAGCCGTACATGAGTGTTGTTTTTATCAAGCGTCTCACGATATTGCGTCAGTGACACGTCATCAATACGTGCCCCGCGTAGGCTGACGGACCCTGTCATGGCGGGAGAGGTGAACGTGACGCGGCGCGCGGGCCCGGAGGGCGCGACCGCAGGCGCGGCAACCCCCATCGCCGACTGCGCCCCCGCAGGAGCCTTATCCCCACCCTTTGCATCGACCATTTTGGTCGCGGCAGGCGGCGTTTTATCCGCGGGCTTCGGCACGAAATAATCGAAGCCGAACAAAACAGCCGCGGCCAGAGCCAGAGCAATAAGGGTGTGCTTAATTTCCATAAACCCGACGCCGGTCTTCCGTGTCAAAACAAGGCGAGAGCAGAAACGCGTCGCGCCACGAGAATATGCAGCCACCCACGCGCGGGAGTTCGGCGGTCAGGCTGAGCCCTTCTTTACCTCCGGAACCGGATCATATCCACCCCGGCACAGGCGATTACATCGTAAAATACGTCCTACAGCGAGAATAATCCCTTTTTGCAAGCCGTGACGCTCCAGAGCTGTCCGTGCATAGACGCTGCAACTTGGCTCGAATCGGCAATTTGCGCCAAGAGAAGGACTTATGGCGTATTGATAGAATTTGATGAGGACGACAAGCCCTTTAATGACCAAAGTCCCAGGCCGGAATCTGACGCGGCTAAGGAAGGACATTCAGCTTCCTCAAACCATCGCGCATATCGCGCAGGAGCTGGCTGAAAGGTAATTGCCGGGTTGCGGCGCGACCGATGACGACGATATCGGCCGGGCGGCAGGTGGCTTCAGCGGTTGTCAGTCTCAAAGCTTCCCGCAAACGGCGCTTTGTGCGATTACGCGCCACCGCATTGCCGATTTTTTTTGTCGCCGTAAAACCGGATCGAAGACCGGAATTGGCGTCAGTCTCAAGAGATTGCAGCACAAGGCTGCGCGTGGCCACCTTGCGCCCCTCCCGCGCGACACGCAGAAACGCCGACCTCTTTTTGAGGCGATGTGCAGGCCGCGCGGTCAAAGTCTGACCTTTAGGCGGAAAGCTTTTTACGGCCTTTTGCGCGACGGTTATTAATGACCCGACGCCCACCGACCGTCGCCATACGCGCCCAGAAGCCATGACGACGCTTGCGAACGAGCCGAGATGGCTGGAAAGTACGCTTCATAAACTTGATCCCTCAACAAAAAAGTTGCCAGAGGCAACCGTTTAAGTCCATCACTCAACCGTCGGGCCTGCGCCAGACTCTGTAAAGATGGTGCGGGTTTTACGGTGCGCCGGGGCTGGCGTCAATCCAAATGCACATGCCCGGCCGGAGACAGGAGGTAAAAATGAGCGATGATCACGCGCGGCACGATATTAAAAATGCGCTCGCGACGGCTGTCTTCGCAGTTGACTCCCTCACCGACCATGCCGACCCCCATGTCAGGAAAACGCCCTGATGATCATTGAGACCATTGAGACTGCCTTGATTCATTTGCGTGCTTCACACCCTCAGAACGGCTGGCCGGGTTTCGTCTCGATCAGTTCTACTTTATATCCGTCAGGATCTTCGACAAAAGCGATGACGATTATACCAAATTTTACCGATCCCGGCTCCCGCGTCACTTTAACGCCTCCATTGCGCAATTTATCCACGACAGCATAGATATCATCGGCGCCAACGGCCAGATGTCCAAAACCATTACCGAGATCATAAGCTTCTGCCTGGTCCCAGTTATGGGTGAGTTCAACCTCCGGCCCATCGCCGTAACCAAGATAGACCAATGTGTGACGTCCATCCGGCACATCGCGTCGGCAGGTCTCTTCCATACCGAGAGCTTTGTAGAAATCCACGCTGCGATCAAGCGCGCGCACGCGAATCATGGTGTGTAGAAACGTCGCCATAGGCGCCTCCTTAACTCAAACTTATCCATTTATGTTTTAAAGGGGCTCAATACCCATCAGAAAAAGGCGACGCGCATTAGCCTCAGCCACGCATTGCGCCAGATCTGTGAAGAGCACCCCATCGGCCTGATAGGCAATACCGGCCAGCCCGCTTTCAGCAGCAAGCTGGACCGTGCGCGGCCCGATCGTTGGCATATCGGCGCGCCTCTCCTGCCCCGGCTTTAACATTTTGAGCAGGATACCCCCGGGGCCTGGCTGACGCAAGGCCGCGCAGCGCTGTAACATGGCGTCCGTACCCTCCAGCGCCTCCACGGCAAGGACGAGCCCGGACTGCACCACACAGCCCTGCCCGATATCCAACCTGCCGAGCGCCTTGACCACCTTAACCGCGCGTGAAATATCCTGCGCGTCATCAGCGGAAGGAGTCAGGCGCGTCAAAACGCCTTTCGGTCCCAGCGCCTGCGCTAAAAATTCATGCGCGCCACGCACATTGAACCCTTCCTCCCCCAGGACACGCACAATGGCACCGAGGAGACCGTCATCCCCCGCGAAAACGGCGCGCCCCATCCGGGCGAGAAGGCGTGCCCCTTCTTTATCCGGTTTGAGATCACGCAGAGCGGGACGTTTGACAGGGCCGATCAGGACGATGTCCCGGCATCCCGCATCGCGCAATGCACGGATAATCTGGCCCGCTGCCGCAAGGCGGTAAAAGCCATGAGGCCACTGCGCGATAAGATTCGGGTCCACGAAGCCTTCGAAACCCACAATGAAAACCTTTCCTCCTTGCGCCGTAACCGACTCGGCCACAAGGATGGGAAGAGGCCCGCCGCCTGCCAATATGCCCAGTTTAAGGGGGATCAATCCTGAAATGGTTCGCCTTCCCGCCTACGAAGACCCGAGACTTTAACCAGGCCACGACGACTTTTGGCTTCCATGAAATCAATGATTTCTTTCACGCGGCTGTTCTTCTCGTAGTTTTTTTTGACCTGGGCCAGCCGGCTTGCGAACACGTCCGCATCTGCGTCTGAGCCAACTTTTGAAGACGCGCGCGATGCGTCGAGATAGCGGGGATAGAGATCTAGATAGGCTTGTCGCATCTGCTTCATCTCCGGATGCGAGACACCCTGCCTTTTCAGCCAGATCCAATGCAGCCCCACCAGACGGGCGCGATTTCCGAGAACACATCCATAGGGAATGACGTCCGCCTCCACACCGCAGAGGCCACCAACAAGCGCGCCCCGTCCGATGCGGACAAATTGGTGCATTGCCGCCGAACCCATGATACGCGCACCATCGCCAATTTCAACATGTCCCCCCATGACGACGTTATTGACAATGATAACGCCGTCACCAATGACGCAATCATGCGCAATATGAGAG
This DNA window, taken from Acetobacteraceae bacterium, encodes the following:
- the rnpA gene encoding ribonuclease P protein component, translated to MTARPAHRLKKRSAFLRVAREGRKVATRSLVLQSLETDANSGLRSGFTATKKIGNAVARNRTKRRLREALRLTTAEATCRPADIVVIGRAATRQLPFSQLLRDMRDGLRKLNVLP
- the lpxA gene encoding acyl-ACP--UDP-N-acetylglucosamine O-acyltransferase; amino-acid sequence: MSDPSRLSFIHPSAIIAPNAQIDENVEIGPWCVIGANAVLEENVKLHANVIIDGHTILRQGVEVFPFVTIGMAPQDLKYGGEPTSCEIGERTIIRENVTIHRGTTQGISSTKVGAHCLIMANSHIAHDCVIGDGVIIVNNVVMGGHVEIGDGARIMGSAAMHQFVRIGRGALVGGLCGVEADVIPYGCVLGNRARLVGLHWIWLKRQGVSHPEMKQMRQAYLDLYPRYLDASRASSKVGSDADADVFASRLAQVKKNYEKNSRVKEIIDFMEAKSRRGLVKVSGLRRREGEPFQD
- a CDS encoding VOC family protein, producing the protein MATFLHTMIRVRALDRSVDFYKALGMEETCRRDVPDGRHTLVYLGYGDGPEVELTHNWDQAEAYDLGNGFGHLAVGADDIYAVVDKLRNGGVKVTREPGSVKFGIIVIAFVEDPDGYKVELIETKPGQPF
- the rpmH gene encoding 50S ribosomal protein L34 encodes the protein MKRTFQPSRLVRKRRHGFWARMATVGGRRVINNRRAKGRKKLSA
- the lpxI gene encoding UDP-2,3-diacylglucosamine diphosphatase LpxI (LpxI, functionally equivalent to LpxH, replaces it in LPS biosynthesis in a minority of bacteria.), with the translated sequence MIPLKLGILAGGGPLPILVAESVTAQGGKVFIVGFEGFVDPNLIAQWPHGFYRLAAAGQIIRALRDAGCRDIVLIGPVKRPALRDLKPDKEGARLLARMGRAVFAGDDGLLGAIVRVLGEEGFNVRGAHEFLAQALGPKGVLTRLTPSADDAQDISRAVKVVKALGRLDIGQGCVVQSGLVLAVEALEGTDAMLQRCAALRQPGPGGILLKMLKPGQERRADMPTIGPRTVQLAAESGLAGIAYQADGVLFTDLAQCVAEANARRLFLMGIEPL
- the yidD gene encoding membrane protein insertion efficiency factor YidD, with amino-acid sequence MSFLSRVRFRPGTLVIKGLVVLIKFYQYAISPSLGANCRFEPSCSVYARTALERHGLQKGIILAVGRILRCNRLCRGGYDPVPEVKKGSA